The Cyprinus carpio isolate SPL01 chromosome A3, ASM1834038v1, whole genome shotgun sequence genomic interval actatttttatattaactaTACTGCTTAATTGAAATCATATTTTGATCATAGCAACACCAGACACACTTACCCCAGATTCAGCTCTGCATCGGCTGAAAACACACAATCCTGGTCCTTGTATACGATGCATCTGTAAACCCCTTCATCTCCAGCTCTCAGTTTTTTCAGATGGAGGGAGAAGTTTCCATCTTTAATCTTCTTCTttaagaaatgtgctcttttgtGATAATCCTGGTGCTGTTCTTCTGCTTGACTCTTGCCATCCTGATAAAGATGAACCAGAGTCTCTGCTCTTCTCCACTCCACCTTCAGACTGTTCTCTAACAAGCTTTTATCAATCTGACAGAGCAAATCCACTGAACCTCCGAGAGGATAGACTTGACCAGTCATAAAGAACTCTAGAAAGGAATAGAAACATGTTTTAATGTGGAAAAACTgctaatataatagaaaaaaaaccgttagtacaaaatttaaaaaacaccacACTTGCATAACAGCTAGTCAATCATTCAAAACTtgctattaattaattatctattaattatatatttatatattattttatttattatgtagctcaATACCAAAAAACggggaaaaaaatagataatttttttcagttttatagaTTTTCAGCATTCAAATTGCTCTTAGAGGtgctgaatgaaaatgaaataaaaaggtgAAAAAGTGTTTGCACTAATATATACTCAGATTAATAACTACATATTCAGGATTACAAATATATTCcgatttcatataataatttcttGTTTGGAAATAATTGCAAatgttcatacacacacacacacacattttgaacaTATATGTAatcagctgtgaataatgtgacAAATCAACAACAGTGTAACATGTATTGACTCTCTTGAGTTATCCTGCCTCACACATATAATACTGGAGCATCACTGACACACTAAATAATCAAACCAGATCAAAACCTGTACTGTACTGCTGGCTATTAAGAGTCGAGTTTGATTTGTGTTTATCTGTTCACTTACTCAGAATCAGTTTTGTCTTGGCTGAAAACACACAATCCCTCTTGCTGTGAACTGTACATGTGTATTCTCCAGCATCTTCAGCTCTCAGATCGTCCAGACGGAGGGAGAAGTTTCCACATTTAATGTGCTCAGTAAAGAAATGAGCTCTTTTCTGATTATCCTGCTGCTCTTCATCTGTTTGACTCTCACTATCTGGATACTGATGAACCAGAGAGTCAGAGTTTCTCGTTGTTCTTCTCCACTCCACCTTCAGATCCTCAGTTATTAAGTTTGGAGGAACATGACAGGCAAAACCACTGAACGTCCCAGACCGAATAACTGGTTTAAAGAATTCTGCACAATCAAACCTGAGAAGGAAAAGACATGTCATTTCTAATGTGAGGTGAAATGATGAGGCAAAATAACCCCCCTCTGTCTTGACTGTTTTAATCACACTAAATACAGGTGCAAACggggacagtttttttttgtgaccagATTATTGGGAGTAGAGATcaaccgatatgggtttttctatagccgattgccgatgtttagaggtcagggtcagccgctggccgatatgtgctgccgatttttagggccgatatcttgaagttttccccctcatttgcatgctaaaatgtcacactaataataagtggatggaCAACATTTCTAAAGTTATCATcattattgagcactgacttgaaccatctctcgaatcttaattttgtgcactggacggtattacaaataaaaacagaacattcGTGGAGGAACTCGTGGGCTGGATATGTTCAGGGCCGAATTTGaaccccagtccagccctgcctacatgctgaaaaaaaaatccacctgcAGGAAGTAGAATTCCCTTCCTAAATAATACAAACAgtgtataaaagcataaaataaaacattaaaattaagcacttttcacaatgaaTATAATTTCAAAGAAACATGTTGAAATGATAAAGAACTGTAATAATGCGTCAACAGATGGACTGGAACACCCTGGAAGTCATGCTGTAGACTACTTGAAAAATAATCTGTTCAAATTTAGAGTGCTGATATTtactaaattactatttaaattactaataaaCCAACAacttattaatgtgtgtgtgtgtgtgtgtgtgtgtgtgtgtgtgtgtgtgtgtgtgtgtgtgtgtgtgtgtgtgtgtgtgtgtgtgtgtgtgtgtgtgtgtgtgcgttcgtgtgtgtgtgtgtgtgtttagggggGGTTGGGGGACGACTGGGTAATAGTAAACCACTTTTTTCTTTAGGACTACACCACTGGTATGGTAGGTAATGTTGTTATGGACTGCACGAAGACCAAGGTGTGGGAATGCACGGATGTTAGAGagtggtttgtatgtgtgtactaATGTGTGTGCTTGTAATTTTGGAAAGATAAATTCTGTACCGCAAATCACAAATCCCTTCGCTTTGTATACAAGTGAAGCTTTGCTGGCATTTAATGGAAAAAGTTTGGTACTGCGacccaaaaaaatcttactgaaagctcGTTTTTTGAGGTATCATCCTCAAAAACACAGTTTGTTTAGATTCATAGCTTTGATTTTCTAGCAGTTTTTTGAGTTAAACAGTTTTTCTCCCCTTTTTTgttcactttttaattattattttatccaaCAATAATCTGCCAAAGGTcttctttaaaatgaaactgatCAAACATAAGTCTGTGCTCTAAAGCGTTaacatttttatgagtttttttacacatacattttttgtcTTCTAAGGACCtgagtaactttttttaaattacgcACAAGGGTTAAATTTGTGCAGTCAATATATCTGTGGATGGCATGCTCATTTAAAAAAGGGAAACCCAGTGTTGAAGGATTTGATGATTTCATTATACAATACACTCTAACATTTATTGCCAGTGTGTCATTTCTATTTGTGCAATATAATCCCATTTGCAATCAATTCTGCTTATTTCtaatttcttattattctcaTAGCATATAAATGCCTTATTCATTCATATCAAATGCAATATACCCTTTTACAACAACAGGCCTGCTGAAATGATGCTGCTGCCGTCCCCAGCTCCACTGTACAGGTTCACAAGCACATCACATGCTGGTGATTTCTGGCTATGGCGAGTGTTTGCTGAGAGACACAAAGACAAGAGATTTCCGGTGggaaattattatttcagtagTATTAATTCACCTGCCAAAATTATACTGACATATACAGGAGACAATCTCTGGCTGTGAGGTGTGTTTTTGAGAGGTGTGTGTGACTTAAGATTCAAAGGGAGAAAATCTCTTACGGTCACCTatgctgcctttatttgataaaCAGTTATTTAGGTAATATTCAATAAtgaaaatatcattacaatagaaaataaatattttgatattttaatatatttcaaatgtaattttataccagtgatggcaaagctgaattttgttgaaaacagttgcgcagCTTATTTGTGTGGAAATTGTACTACATTTGACTTTGAAtagaataagaaaagaaaaaatctatttttgaagaattttatgtaatataacagTCTTTATGGTCAATGTAtcagatatatttaatatatatatatattatattatagatacatatatagatatattatatatatatatcgataatataatatacatataatatatatgtatatatatatatatatacatatacatataataatatatatatatatatatatatatatatatatatatgatatatatagattatataacaTTTCACAAGAAAAGTTCTTGTCATAATCAAATGTTAATTGGCCAAAGACACATGATTCTGTTTTCATGCTAACATTTACCTGGTAGTTTTCAGGTTGACATTTCTTCACTGTGCTTGGAGTTTTCAGGTTGACATTTATTATAGAATACAAGACCTATGTATGGCTCATACATAATAGAATACAAGACCTATGTATGGCTCATACTCTGCTGGTTTATCAAAAAATTAGAAGACCTGAACATTTGATGATGTCATGATGTAACTTGGATGAAAAAAAGATTGGTTCGTTCTTATGTTTTACAGCAGGTTTTTAGGTTGTTGGGTAATACTAGCTGTCAATCACTCCCTTTCACTGGCTCTGTTGTCACGTGACAGGGAGCTAACTAGCACGGGAACTGAAAGAGATGAAGAGAGAAGATGAAACGAACATACACACGGCCTCGACACCTTACACTtgagtttttaaatttataacatATGATACAGTTAAGTAACACTTACACGACCAAGAATGCCGTTTTATCCTGGAAAAACCATCACGGTTGAAAATGTGACACCGATTTCAtacaaaagttcaaaaaaaaactgtaaaaagtagTTAAAATTAAATCACTTACATCTTAGATGCAATATTATCTGCTTTTGTTCTGTTTCCACGCAACGAAACTGGTTCCAAAAAAGATACTACTGCAGAACTATGGCGTATTTCACAAGAAAACACAATCGTGCGTGTCTTCATTTACTGAATGAGTTCAgcgttttgaacaaatcgtttgagtcAATGATTCCAATGACTCACTGCACATTAACCGGTGATCAGACGGTCACTTGCCGCTCCCTGCTGGTGTTTAGTTTCATGTTAAAAAGTAtcagttaaaaatataattctttccaacattataataatatatatctttatatataggcggttatattcattataatattttatttatttatatgtatatatgagaTTACGTATAGATAGATATCTatagtatacatatatagtatatcctatatatatataccctattatatatatatatatattaatatatatataaacactatatacaaacatacaaattttaagaatttaaaatagcAATGAAGCACACATTTAATAAGATTAGAGACACAAAATggcctttataaaggtaaaaaaaaagacaaatatgcagatttaaatgTCGAAGCTGATAGAAAACCAGTgagaatattgcttcagaataaactatatttacaacaa includes:
- the LOC122136160 gene encoding uncharacterized protein LOC122136160; amino-acid sequence: MTCLFLLRFDCAEFFKPVIRSGTFSGFACHVPPNLITEDLKVEWRRTTRNSDSLVHQYPDSESQTDEEQQDNQKRAHFFTEHIKCGNFSLRLDDLRAEDAGEYTCTVHSKRDCVFSAKTKLILKFFMTGQVYPLGGSVDLLCQIDKSLLENSLKVEWRRAETLVHLYQDGKSQAEEQHQDYHKRAHFLKKKIKDGNFSLHLKKLRAGDEGVYRCIVYKDQDCVFSADAELNLG